In one window of Paracoccus fistulariae DNA:
- a CDS encoding IS110 family transposase: MDNLSHGRVIGIDVSCDWLDIHCLPDGHRLRVPNAAAGHAAVASLARDRNAIVCFESTGGQEWQLWALLEAEGVAARQVPPAQVKAFAQSRGTRAKTDRIDAELIARFFVFRPEAGRGLPTEKLRLLRALTSKRAQLVEMRKRLLAQIRAHQKLGTALMFEDVDSELKQRIDGIIEELEDRITRAIASDDHLSEVAAVLRSIPGIGPVASSMLIAEMSEIGTITGEEAAALTGLAPVAHDSGTLRGKRAIAGGRRALRHVMFQAALVAAHHNPNLRSFADRLRKAGKPHKVIITAVARKLVTVANALCKNRQKWVATAP, encoded by the coding sequence ATGGACAACCTATCACATGGCCGCGTTATCGGCATAGATGTCAGCTGCGACTGGCTGGACATTCATTGCCTCCCCGATGGCCATCGCCTCAGAGTGCCAAACGCTGCGGCAGGTCATGCTGCCGTGGCGAGTCTTGCCCGGGACCGAAATGCCATCGTCTGCTTCGAGTCGACAGGTGGTCAAGAATGGCAGCTCTGGGCGCTTCTGGAGGCAGAGGGTGTTGCGGCCCGCCAAGTGCCACCCGCACAGGTAAAGGCGTTTGCGCAAAGCCGCGGCACGCGCGCCAAGACCGACCGGATCGATGCGGAACTCATCGCCCGCTTCTTCGTGTTCCGGCCCGAAGCAGGCCGCGGTCTTCCCACAGAAAAGCTGCGCCTTCTCAGAGCTTTGACATCAAAACGAGCCCAGTTGGTCGAAATGCGCAAACGTCTTCTGGCTCAAATCCGCGCGCACCAGAAACTGGGAACCGCTTTGATGTTCGAGGACGTCGACAGCGAACTGAAGCAAAGGATCGACGGTATCATCGAGGAACTGGAAGACCGGATCACCCGAGCCATCGCCAGCGACGATCACCTGTCAGAGGTGGCTGCCGTCCTCCGCTCCATTCCTGGGATCGGCCCTGTTGCCAGCTCGATGCTGATCGCAGAAATGTCCGAGATCGGCACCATCACCGGCGAAGAGGCCGCAGCACTCACTGGATTAGCACCGGTCGCACACGACAGCGGAACTCTTCGTGGGAAGCGCGCCATCGCCGGAGGGCGCCGCGCCCTGCGGCACGTGATGTTCCAGGCGGCCTTAGTCGCAGCACATCACAATCCAAACCTGAGGTCCTTCGCAGATCGTCTCCGCAAGGCTGGCAAGCCGCACAAGGTCATAATCACCGCCGTCGCCAGAAAGCTGGTCACCGTCGCGAACGCGCTATGCAAAAACCGTCAGAAATGGGTCGCCACTGCTCCCTGA
- a CDS encoding heparinase II/III domain-containing protein has translation MQKPSEMGRHCSLTDTVANHYLQKMYGHRPAEMSAVLLSGLPPAIDVGNHPDAGSIRRYDKKVISNMIAEELLRSANPAAAKFLQKSNSGRRHLDYKRLQDLLDGGVFKATSFDATRIDVVGFDWEAPGFDRNWWWQLQPLPFLEWYRNSYEIQSDEEKLKYYKTCRDAIIWWKNTASCNEKSPLAWHDHTVAYRLKNIANWLLFCHLNELGSDNDAADDALANILVQHFDWLKEDDHYSRHTNHGFDQAMMGLVAALMYSAPAFQEYRTLNRKRLKDEVEFAFTTEGVHKENSPGYQKTMTRRLRQLKTLSIFGESELVDLGERYMASAEEFLSTITLPNGLLPMVGDTRGGDVGLPYIQKKKIDICDYTASGYVIVRGTVLGQDFHLLFKNSHLSHYHRHDDDLSIHLYFGGHVFLGDGGLGSHNETDERRKLLRSCLSHNAPYIIDQDSIRVPSYLNGFMPSTRIIGSRIVGESYSYGIALRREVDLEKLIDGIITLRDTAPQSKGSVVASNFYSSIDCVQDHNCLHFGTEGARKIRLSVTDDTVIKRERTFHSAEFGKFTEASAISLSRRQGPKKNNVEVTLALF, from the coding sequence ATGCAAAAACCGTCAGAAATGGGTCGCCACTGCTCCCTGACAGATACAGTTGCTAATCACTACCTCCAAAAGATGTACGGGCATCGGCCCGCCGAAATGTCTGCGGTGTTGCTGAGTGGATTGCCTCCTGCTATCGATGTAGGCAATCATCCTGACGCAGGTTCAATTCGCCGATACGACAAGAAAGTAATTAGCAATATGATAGCCGAAGAGCTGCTGAGATCAGCCAACCCTGCCGCGGCGAAATTTCTTCAGAAATCCAATTCCGGCCGACGCCATTTAGATTACAAGAGACTACAAGACCTGCTCGACGGCGGCGTATTCAAGGCAACGAGCTTCGACGCAACGCGAATTGACGTCGTCGGCTTCGATTGGGAGGCACCTGGCTTTGATCGTAACTGGTGGTGGCAACTGCAACCTCTTCCCTTCCTCGAATGGTATCGTAACAGTTACGAAATCCAAAGCGATGAGGAAAAGTTAAAGTACTACAAAACCTGCAGGGACGCGATTATTTGGTGGAAAAATACCGCAAGTTGTAATGAAAAATCTCCTCTCGCATGGCACGATCACACTGTAGCCTATAGATTAAAGAACATCGCAAACTGGCTTTTATTCTGCCACCTGAACGAGCTTGGAAGTGATAATGATGCTGCCGATGATGCATTGGCAAATATTCTAGTTCAACACTTCGATTGGCTGAAGGAAGATGATCACTATTCTAGGCACACCAATCACGGTTTCGATCAGGCGATGATGGGTCTTGTGGCCGCCCTGATGTACTCAGCGCCTGCGTTTCAGGAATATCGAACACTTAACAGGAAACGTCTGAAAGATGAGGTTGAGTTTGCCTTCACTACGGAGGGCGTCCATAAGGAAAATAGTCCAGGCTATCAGAAAACGATGACTCGAAGATTGAGACAGCTAAAAACACTCTCGATCTTTGGAGAGTCGGAATTGGTCGACCTAGGTGAAAGATATATGGCTTCCGCAGAAGAATTTCTTTCTACAATTACCTTGCCAAATGGGCTCCTTCCAATGGTGGGCGACACGCGAGGCGGCGACGTAGGACTGCCCTACATTCAAAAAAAGAAAATAGATATCTGTGACTATACGGCGTCGGGATACGTAATCGTTCGCGGAACTGTTCTGGGACAAGATTTTCACCTTCTGTTCAAGAATTCACATCTATCGCACTATCACCGCCACGACGACGATCTGTCCATTCATCTATACTTCGGGGGTCATGTATTTTTGGGAGATGGTGGTCTGGGGTCACATAATGAGACGGATGAGCGGCGCAAGCTACTCAGATCCTGCCTCTCTCACAATGCTCCATATATCATTGACCAGGATTCGATCAGGGTACCATCCTATTTGAACGGCTTTATGCCGAGCACACGAATTATCGGCTCAAGAATCGTCGGTGAAAGCTATAGTTATGGGATAGCTCTTCGCCGTGAAGTTGATTTGGAAAAGCTGATAGATGGGATTATCACATTGAGGGACACAGCACCACAATCCAAAGGCTCTGTAGTGGCATCAAATTTTTATTCCAGCATTGACTGCGTTCAAGATCATAATTGCTTGCATTTCGGCACTGAAGGTGCTCGCAAAATTAGACTATCTGTTACAGACGATACGGTTATAAAAAGAGAACGCACCTTCCATTCCGCTGAGTTCGGAAAGTTTACTGAGGCTTCCGCAATAAGTCTATCACGAAGGCAAGGCCCGAAGAAAAACAATGTCGAGGTTACCTTAGCCCTCTTTTAG
- the wecB gene encoding non-hydrolyzing UDP-N-acetylglucosamine 2-epimerase, whose product MAPVVNGLTQDPRFESLVCVTAQHREMLDQVTELFGIRADYDLDVMRPGQDLYGVTSEILQGLKQVLAEAQPDIVLVHGDTATTLSATIASYYAQIPVGHVEAGLRTGNLYSPWPEEGNRRVTGALAALHFAPTDNSRDSLLRENIPDARIVVTGNTVIDALLNVVERIEKDPQISQEISSRFDFLNPANRIVLVTGHRRESFGGGFERICRALREIADRFPDVNVVYPMHLNPNVREPVQRLLGGAENIHLIEPLDYLPFVGLMNRSYLIITDSGGIQEEAPSLGKPVLVMRDTTERPEAVAAGTVRLVGTDTDVIVSEATRLLSDQAAYDDMSFAHNPYGDGQAVPRILDALINFKK is encoded by the coding sequence ATGGCGCCAGTTGTGAACGGCCTGACCCAAGATCCGCGCTTTGAAAGTCTGGTCTGCGTCACCGCACAGCACCGTGAAATGCTGGATCAGGTGACCGAGCTGTTTGGCATTCGGGCCGACTACGACCTTGACGTCATGCGGCCGGGACAGGACCTTTATGGAGTCACCAGCGAGATCCTTCAGGGGCTGAAGCAGGTCCTGGCCGAGGCGCAGCCGGATATCGTGCTGGTGCATGGCGACACCGCGACGACGCTGTCGGCGACGATCGCCTCCTATTACGCACAGATCCCCGTCGGCCATGTCGAGGCGGGGTTGAGGACCGGGAACCTCTATTCGCCCTGGCCCGAGGAGGGCAATCGGCGTGTCACCGGTGCGCTGGCCGCGCTGCATTTTGCGCCGACCGACAATTCGCGCGATAGCCTGTTGCGCGAGAATATCCCGGATGCGCGGATCGTGGTCACCGGCAATACCGTGATTGATGCGCTTTTGAATGTCGTGGAGCGTATCGAAAAAGATCCGCAAATCAGCCAGGAGATCAGCAGCCGGTTCGATTTTCTTAACCCGGCCAATCGGATCGTGCTTGTCACCGGGCATCGCAGGGAAAGTTTTGGCGGCGGTTTCGAACGCATTTGCCGGGCGCTGCGGGAGATTGCCGACCGCTTTCCGGATGTGAATGTCGTCTATCCGATGCATCTCAACCCCAATGTGCGTGAACCTGTTCAGCGGCTGCTGGGTGGGGCGGAAAATATTCACCTGATCGAGCCGCTGGATTACCTTCCCTTCGTCGGATTGATGAACCGCTCTTATTTGATCATCACGGATTCGGGTGGGATTCAGGAAGAGGCGCCCTCGCTTGGCAAGCCAGTGCTTGTCATGCGCGACACGACCGAACGCCCGGAAGCGGTGGCGGCGGGTACGGTGCGCCTGGTCGGGACCGACACCGATGTGATCGTGTCGGAAGCCACGCGGCTTCTCAGCGATCAGGCCGCCTATGATGACATGAGTTTTGCGCATAACCCCTACGGCGACGGACAGGCAGTCCCGCGCATTCTGGACGCGCTCATCAACTTCAAGAAGTGA